The Catellatospora citrea DNA segment AGCAGGTACGCCACGGTGCTGGCCACCGCCGCCGCGGGTGCGGGCATCGTGGCCTTCGGGGCCGCGGCCGTCGTGCCCGACGCCAAGGGCGGCGCCCCCGGCGACCACATGGCGGCGTTCAGCGACGCGGCCCGCGCCGACATCGCCGCCCGCCCCAACCGCGGCGATCGCCAGCTCAGCACCTCCATCAACCAGGAGGCCCCCGACGCGTGGGTGCTGCCGCTGCACGACTACACGCTGAGCTCCCGCTACGGCATCCGCTGGGGGCGGCCGCACCGCGGACTCGACCTGGCCGGGCTGCCCGAGGGCACGCCGTACATGGCGGTGCGCGGCGGGGTGGTGGTGCAGGCCGGCTGGAACGGCGGCTACGGCAACTCGATCATCATCGACCACGGGCACGGCCTGCAGACGCTGTACGGGCACTCCAGCCGCGTGCTGGTCAAGCCGGGCGACCGGGTCCAGGCCGGTGACGTCATCGGCATGACGGGCAACACCGGCTACTCGTTCGGCACCCACCTGCACCTGGAGATCCACGTCGACGGCGTCGCCCACGACCCGATCACGTGGTTCAAGAAGCACGGCGTCGACTTCGAACTGGAACTCGAAGAGGTCTACGGCACCTGACGACCGCGCCGGCCACTGGCGCGTGATCGTTACACTGCCGCGATGGCGGGCGAGTGGGCAGACGTCGACCGGCTGATCGCCGAACGGGCGGACACGCCCTACCCCGGGGCGCCCGTGCCCGGCGCCGACGACCTGGCGCACCTGCTGCTGGAACTCGATCCCGGGCAGTTCGACCGCTGGCTGCGGCACACCGTCGCCGAGCTGCACCCGGCCGCCGAACGCGCCGACCGGCTGCGCCTGGGCGCCGCGCTCGCCCCGGACCACCCGCTGCGCGTCGCCGCCGCCGCGCTGCGCACCTGGTACACGGGGACCGACCCGGCCGAACCGATCATCCTGCGGGCCGCCGGACCGCCCGGCCGCGAGACGATCGCCCTGCTGCGCCTGCGCGGACACGCACTGCGGCTCGCCGCGTCGGTGAGCAGGCTGCGCGACCACGCCGACACGGCGGGGTGGACCGTCCCGCAGCGCCGACTCGCCCTGCAGCACCGCCTCGGCTCCGCCGCGAAGGGCCTGCAGGAGCAGGTCATCGACCGGTACACGACCGGGGTCGGCTGGCGGGAGGTCACCGCTGAGCTGTACGCGGCCGCGGGCTGCGACCCCGCCCTGCACCGGCGGCTGACCAACGCCAGAGCCTGGCCGCTGGCCGTGATCCGCGCACTGCGCCGGGGCGAGCAGCCGCCCGTGCTCGCCGTCGACACCGGCCCGCCGCCCGCGGGCAGCGGACCCGCCGCACCCACGCCCGCGGCCGAGCCCGGCTGGGACCAGGAGCTGGCCCAGACGATCGCGGCACTCACCCCGGTGCAGCGCGCCGGCCGCTGCGCCGCCCTCGTCGCCCGCGCGGACGCGCTGTGGGGCCGCATGCAGGAGCTGCGTGGCCTGGTCGACCCGGCCGCCCGGACCGCGGCGGAGGGAGCGGCCCCGCCCGGGACGGAATCGCCGGTCACCCGGCGCAGCCGCCCCACCGACAGCCGGCCCGCACTGGACTGGGCGCAGGTGGCGCTGGCGCGGTGCCGGGCCGTCACGGACGCCGCGCACGCGGCCGACGCGGAGACCGACGCCGGGCTGCTCACGACCGCGCGGCTGCTGACCGACGCGCAGTGGGCGGGCGGGGTGGCCCTGGGCTACCTCTTCCCGGGCGTCGACGACGACACCGTGCTGGACGTGGCCGCGCGACATCTGCGCCACGACCGGGCCGCGCTGCTGACGGACCTGGGCGGCCCGCCGACGCCCCGTGCCGGCGGTCACCGCAGCCTCGGCGCGACCGGCGTGCTCGCCCCGCGGCAGCCGACCGCGCCGCCGTCCGACGACCTGCTCGGCCGCCTCTACCCGGCGTCGGCCGAACAGCTGGCCCGCTACCTGTCGCAGGTGCTGACCACGGCCGCGGACAGGGCCGACCCGTACCGCACCCACCGTGGCAGGCTCGCCCGCGAGGTCGTGGCAGCCCTGCCGGAGCCGGCCGACCCGGACCGGATCGAGCCGGCGTGCCACGTGCACCCGCAGGAGGACGACGGCGACCTGCTGGCCTACGCGGCGGTGCTGTGCGGCCGCGCCGCGAGCCGGGCCGCCGCCGCGGTACGCGAGGTCAACGGGCGGCTGCTGGGCAACCCGTGGGAGGGCGCGTTCGCGGCCGAGCCGGACCTGGCCGAAGGACTGCGGGCGCTCGGGCTGCTCGGCGCGCGGCACGGTCTGCCCGCCGACTGGCTCGACGCCGCCTGGCGGGCCGTGGCCGACAGCACCTGCCGGTGGCCGATCGGCGCGACCGTACGCTGGCCCGCCGGCGACGCCGACCTCATACCGATCAGCGGCGTGCCGGTGCTGCGCTGGCAGGTCGCGCACACCGAGCACGGCAACCCCGGCGACGCGCCGCCCGGCATCATCGTCAACGCGCACGGGCTGCTCGTCTGGCGCGACGGCCAGCACGGCCACCAGCCCTACGACCCGGACAGCGGCCGGACCCGCCGCCGCGGCCACGGCCGCCTGCTCGGCTACGCCGACCGCACC contains these protein-coding regions:
- a CDS encoding M23 family metallopeptidase — translated: MRYRPELVREADRYCGRRRAGTPSRSRYATVLATAAAGAGIVAFGAAAVVPDAKGGAPGDHMAAFSDAARADIAARPNRGDRQLSTSINQEAPDAWVLPLHDYTLSSRYGIRWGRPHRGLDLAGLPEGTPYMAVRGGVVVQAGWNGGYGNSIIIDHGHGLQTLYGHSSRVLVKPGDRVQAGDVIGMTGNTGYSFGTHLHLEIHVDGVAHDPITWFKKHGVDFELELEEVYGT